Proteins encoded by one window of Streptococcus suis S735:
- a CDS encoding S8 family serine peptidase encodes MKQKWSQIENKQRFSIKKLSVGVASVSIGFFITGVPMVQADTSGEGLESTVAVATDMDSRQNSAVEKKEDGPLSDDPVKTEQVDEPVAEEGVVEEVVDTEAGEESGLLTDQAATEIETTAGKTTDESKEKEDISGKEASAPQTIPQESQLEPEEVTTGRYILQFSEENRNLVLDKLKKIDGVKIVHEYKEVLTGASVEVGKESLSDVKAITELTSLEESRRIRPTLHTAKQLVGALKASSKYQTDGRGMVIAVIDSGLDIKHKDMRLDDGVIPKIKDITPSTTGTYTLKVPHGYNYVSGNDNLYDDTHEPHGMHIAGTLAGNATDEEVASKKGVDGIAPNAQLLVYKIFSNDPKNYKAETEDAAYAAIEDAIKHGADVISLSVGYYDSGLPGNAYYTIAKRAAEKGIIITAAIGNAGASSSDTSFDLHTNNALGAVDTATTVGVAATPAVIAVGSARNTHLVQREFMLNGQSFGYYPIGYTTLTEGKYEFVDAGNGHWEEVQGLDLAGKVAVIKKDKFDLKDAVRNLKFKDVAGIIVINTDQGWNKDYYRTHQLLVDDKTLLSYSSIWGISLSGEDGRRLLEVANQSQGNTGLVLKPTIGMKKLIEVPTVSGFSSWGPTVNLELKPEIVAPGEDVYATLNDNRYGSMSGTSMASPIVAGASALLLPRIRQMTPPEGMTRMDLLRIILMNTATPLVDVLDSSGHALENSPRQQGAGLLQIDRAFETDVILHHRLKGGVELKEIGRETEFEVTLENLGNQQRSFAISAGKVLTSQDVPVDRIGRSGKVVKEIHATEIKGSSIHLSEQSIQLGPKEKRTIRLKLDAGEAKDQFAEGYIYFKSLTEGQSDISIPYFGFVGDWSKERIVDAPAWETSSKLKLTSVLSSYKHNKSGRYIELGREKIQDNQSPLNPDNIAIQNQHSDSQIGNAFVRFALLRDITNYDLDIVKEATEDAPVLRRIDTGTMLSRVRYVDYFESLSEYFKLRTPIELHRWDGKVYDASNDENIPAPEGQYFFRLRVKNKENGAYQYTYLPVKIDNQKPEIVAIDTNRLSSHRELVVTAKDNNKVWEVRANLNGEDLLVEKVVDDAGQLHYHLKEVELPLDAKNHLRVEVMDIAGNVVAVEKDLMAPVIQFKNLEDLMAIRSKKTVEIKANVSAQVSDVQANLDAQAVNYSLENGQLSLQIPEQSDGRHSFELILKDKDGNLIYTKTLNYLVDNEKPTIDLDIEKDEEDEEVIQIGKNGRFTLKGKVSDNVSLPKDIKLYYSNLDIGKGELKIIDVKEDGSFEQDFFKSDFPRAIMLTAVDEKGNKLKDLRINTSPESLDEEEETEVPITVNNWLIDPIRFNKESLGRELDSGLVDFKKQEDGTYLFTFEIEAETEQAHSVRINGGEKRYFEDGKLTYPVTLIEEGNVVDISVYNEADELTYTKKYQMLVDTENPVLQLENEVLPLERQVVDSEEDEDEENQYAGVLLADADGHLTLTGSAKDNGIYWSLKINEDFVARGGFWRQYGNNEKAFRYELHSLKDGDTVKLDLSDSFGNAVVKKYKVRLNDKEVSEQVPEKDLHVERSDKDQTPSIPILKSEAHIPMPKEENSLAPQTGSTEIALLTGDTREDGVEHLGKLTKHEEPLGISDERIEVSVPHREFFERSGIGETGALAADTSGKLPQTGDSLGSVFISTLLGLFGGAMALGNLKRKE; translated from the coding sequence ATGAAACAGAAGTGGTCTCAGATTGAGAATAAACAACGCTTTAGTATCAAGAAGTTAAGTGTCGGTGTGGCATCGGTATCAATAGGATTTTTTATCACGGGTGTTCCGATGGTTCAAGCAGATACTAGTGGAGAAGGATTGGAGTCTACAGTTGCGGTCGCAACAGATATGGATAGTAGGCAAAATTCTGCGGTAGAGAAAAAAGAAGATGGACCATTATCAGATGATCCAGTTAAAACGGAGCAGGTGGATGAACCAGTTGCTGAAGAGGGAGTGGTCGAAGAAGTTGTAGATACAGAGGCGGGTGAAGAATCAGGTCTTCTCACAGATCAAGCTGCGACCGAGATAGAAACTACAGCTGGTAAGACAACAGATGAGTCAAAGGAAAAAGAAGACATTAGCGGAAAAGAAGCTAGTGCTCCTCAAACAATCCCGCAGGAATCACAGCTTGAGCCAGAAGAGGTGACAACAGGGCGCTATATTTTACAATTTTCCGAAGAGAACCGAAATCTTGTATTGGATAAATTAAAGAAAATTGATGGCGTTAAAATTGTTCATGAGTATAAGGAGGTTTTAACGGGAGCATCAGTAGAGGTAGGGAAAGAAAGTTTGTCTGATGTGAAGGCAATTACCGAATTAACCTCTTTAGAAGAGAGTCGCCGTATCCGACCGACTCTTCATACTGCTAAACAGCTGGTTGGTGCCTTAAAAGCAAGTTCTAAATATCAGACAGATGGTCGCGGAATGGTGATTGCAGTCATTGACTCCGGTTTGGATATTAAGCACAAAGACATGAGGTTGGATGATGGTGTCATTCCTAAAATTAAGGACATTACTCCATCTACGACAGGGACATACACATTGAAAGTTCCCCATGGCTATAATTATGTATCTGGCAACGATAATCTCTACGATGATACCCACGAACCACATGGTATGCACATAGCAGGAACTCTGGCTGGAAATGCAACAGACGAAGAAGTTGCGTCTAAAAAGGGAGTTGATGGGATTGCTCCCAACGCACAACTGCTAGTCTACAAGATTTTTTCAAATGACCCTAAAAATTATAAAGCTGAGACGGAGGATGCTGCTTATGCTGCTATTGAAGATGCTATCAAACACGGGGCAGATGTCATCAGCTTGAGTGTTGGTTATTATGATAGCGGGCTACCAGGGAATGCTTACTACACGATTGCTAAGAGGGCAGCAGAAAAGGGAATTATCATTACAGCGGCTATTGGTAATGCTGGTGCCTCCTCTTCAGACACCTCCTTTGACCTGCATACAAATAATGCCTTAGGAGCTGTGGATACGGCAACAACAGTTGGTGTAGCAGCGACTCCCGCAGTTATCGCGGTTGGTTCGGCGAGAAATACCCATCTTGTTCAACGAGAATTTATGCTGAATGGACAGTCTTTTGGTTACTATCCTATTGGCTATACAACGCTTACAGAGGGAAAATATGAATTTGTAGATGCTGGAAATGGTCATTGGGAAGAAGTGCAAGGGCTTGATTTGGCTGGTAAAGTAGCGGTTATCAAAAAAGATAAGTTTGACTTGAAAGATGCTGTTCGTAATTTGAAATTCAAGGATGTTGCTGGAATTATTGTGATAAATACTGATCAGGGATGGAACAAGGATTATTATAGGACCCATCAGTTGTTGGTAGATGATAAGACTTTGCTTTCCTACTCCTCTATCTGGGGAATTAGTCTTAGCGGGGAAGATGGAAGGCGATTATTAGAAGTTGCCAACCAATCGCAAGGCAACACTGGTTTGGTTCTTAAACCTACAATTGGAATGAAGAAGTTGATTGAAGTGCCGACTGTATCAGGCTTTTCTAGTTGGGGACCTACGGTCAACTTAGAATTGAAGCCAGAGATTGTGGCGCCGGGAGAGGATGTTTATGCAACCTTGAATGACAATCGTTATGGCTCCATGTCAGGGACTTCGATGGCTTCGCCAATTGTGGCGGGTGCCAGCGCACTTTTATTGCCACGGATTCGCCAAATGACACCACCAGAAGGCATGACTAGGATGGATTTGCTGAGAATCATTTTGATGAATACTGCTACCCCTTTGGTTGATGTTCTAGATTCATCTGGGCATGCTTTGGAAAATTCTCCGAGACAACAAGGTGCTGGTCTGTTGCAGATTGATAGAGCCTTTGAAACAGATGTGATTCTTCACCACCGTCTAAAAGGAGGGGTGGAATTAAAAGAAATAGGGCGTGAGACAGAATTTGAGGTAACCTTGGAAAATCTGGGAAACCAACAAAGAAGCTTTGCTATTTCAGCTGGGAAAGTGTTGACTAGTCAAGATGTTCCTGTTGATAGAATAGGACGTTCTGGAAAAGTAGTTAAAGAGATTCATGCGACAGAAATCAAGGGGTCGAGTATTCATCTTTCTGAGCAATCCATTCAACTAGGTCCAAAAGAGAAGAGAACCATTCGCCTGAAATTGGATGCAGGAGAAGCGAAAGACCAGTTTGCAGAAGGGTATATTTACTTCAAATCATTGACGGAGGGGCAGTCTGACATCAGCATACCTTATTTTGGCTTTGTTGGTGACTGGTCAAAAGAAAGGATTGTTGATGCACCGGCTTGGGAAACCAGTTCTAAATTGAAACTGACCTCAGTTTTATCTAGCTATAAACACAATAAGTCTGGGCGCTATATTGAACTTGGGCGTGAAAAGATTCAAGATAATCAATCGCCTCTCAATCCAGACAATATCGCAATTCAAAACCAGCATTCGGACAGTCAGATTGGGAATGCCTTTGTTCGATTTGCGCTATTGAGGGATATTACCAACTATGATTTGGATATTGTAAAAGAAGCTACAGAAGATGCTCCTGTTTTAAGGCGAATTGATACAGGAACCATGCTGTCTCGTGTTCGCTATGTAGATTATTTTGAAAGTCTATCGGAGTATTTCAAGCTTCGTACTCCGATAGAATTGCACCGTTGGGATGGGAAAGTGTACGATGCAAGCAATGATGAAAATATACCAGCACCGGAAGGACAATATTTCTTTAGATTGCGGGTAAAAAATAAAGAAAATGGGGCCTATCAGTATACCTATCTGCCAGTCAAAATTGATAATCAAAAGCCAGAGATTGTCGCGATTGATACCAATCGTCTATCCAGCCATAGAGAACTGGTCGTCACAGCCAAGGATAATAATAAAGTTTGGGAGGTTCGAGCTAATCTAAATGGAGAAGATCTTCTTGTTGAAAAGGTTGTAGATGATGCAGGTCAACTACATTACCATCTCAAAGAAGTGGAACTGCCACTCGATGCTAAAAATCATCTCCGTGTTGAGGTGATGGATATAGCGGGTAATGTGGTTGCTGTTGAAAAAGATTTGATGGCGCCTGTAATCCAGTTTAAAAATTTGGAAGATTTGATGGCAATTCGCAGTAAGAAAACTGTAGAAATTAAAGCGAACGTCTCAGCGCAAGTTTCCGATGTACAGGCTAACTTGGATGCTCAGGCTGTGAATTACTCTCTTGAGAATGGTCAACTATCTCTCCAGATTCCAGAGCAATCAGATGGACGTCATAGTTTTGAATTAATCTTGAAAGATAAGGATGGCAACCTTATTTACACTAAAACCTTGAATTATTTGGTAGATAATGAAAAGCCGACGATTGATCTTGATATTGAAAAAGATGAAGAGGATGAAGAGGTTATCCAGATTGGTAAAAATGGGCGTTTTACATTGAAAGGGAAAGTGAGTGATAATGTTAGTCTTCCTAAGGACATCAAACTTTACTATTCCAATCTAGACATTGGTAAGGGAGAGCTGAAAATCATAGATGTAAAAGAAGACGGCAGTTTTGAGCAAGACTTCTTTAAATCTGATTTTCCTAGAGCCATCATGTTAACTGCGGTAGATGAGAAGGGAAATAAATTAAAGGACCTTCGTATCAATACAAGTCCAGAGAGTCTGGATGAGGAGGAGGAAACAGAAGTTCCGATTACTGTCAATAACTGGCTGATTGACCCAATTCGTTTCAATAAAGAAAGTCTTGGTCGTGAGCTAGATAGCGGGTTGGTCGACTTCAAAAAGCAAGAAGATGGGACTTATCTATTTACATTTGAAATAGAAGCAGAAACCGAACAAGCTCATTCTGTGCGCATCAATGGTGGTGAAAAACGCTATTTTGAGGATGGGAAGTTGACCTATCCAGTTACTCTGATTGAAGAGGGAAATGTTGTGGATATAAGTGTGTACAATGAGGCAGATGAGTTGACTTACACGAAGAAATATCAGATGTTGGTTGATACAGAAAACCCTGTTTTACAGCTGGAAAATGAGGTGCTACCATTGGAAAGACAGGTAGTGGATAGTGAAGAAGATGAAGACGAGGAAAATCAGTATGCAGGAGTCCTCCTGGCAGATGCTGATGGGCACTTGACACTTACCGGAAGCGCCAAGGATAATGGAATTTATTGGTCCTTGAAGATCAACGAAGATTTTGTAGCTCGAGGAGGCTTCTGGAGGCAGTATGGAAATAATGAAAAAGCCTTTCGCTATGAGCTACATAGTCTGAAAGACGGGGATACAGTCAAACTTGATTTGAGTGACAGTTTTGGAAATGCTGTTGTGAAGAAATATAAGGTACGGTTAAATGACAAGGAAGTATCTGAGCAGGTTCCTGAAAAAGACCTTCATGTGGAGCGATCAGATAAGGATCAAACCCCTAGCATTCCTATTCTGAAATCGGAAGCGCATATACCAATGCCAAAAGAAGAGAATTCACTTGCTCCGCAAACAGGATCCACTGAAATCGCGCTGTTAACTGGCGATACAAGAGAAGATGGTGTGGAGCATTTGGGGAAACTTACAAAACATGAGGAGCCACTAGGAATTTCTGACGAGAGAATAGAAGTGTCCGTACCTCACAGAGAATTCTTTGAAAGAAGCGGAATAGGAGAGACAGGTGCATTAGCGGCGGATACTAGTGGGAAACTGCCTCAAACTGGGGATAGCCTGGGAAGTGTCTTTATAAGTACTTTGTTAGGTCTATTTGGTGGAGCTATGGCCCTCGGAAATTTGAAGCGAAAAGAATAA
- the nusG gene encoding transcription termination/antitermination protein NusG has translation MYDSFDKGWFVLQTYSGYENKVKENLLQRAHTYNMLENILRVEIPTQTVQVEKNGEVKEVEENRFPGYVLVEMVMTDEAWFVVRNTPNVTGFVGSHGNRSKPTPLLEEEIRQILVSMGQTVQEFDIDVKVGDTVRIIDGAFTDYTGKITEIDNNKVKMVISMFGNDTIAEVNLSQIAEL, from the coding sequence ATGTACGATAGTTTTGATAAAGGCTGGTTTGTTTTGCAGACCTACTCAGGATATGAAAATAAAGTGAAGGAAAACTTGCTCCAACGTGCCCATACTTATAACATGTTGGAAAACATCCTCCGTGTAGAAATTCCAACTCAGACTGTTCAGGTTGAAAAGAACGGTGAGGTCAAGGAAGTGGAAGAAAACCGTTTCCCTGGTTATGTTTTGGTTGAGATGGTTATGACCGATGAAGCTTGGTTTGTGGTTCGTAATACGCCAAATGTTACAGGTTTCGTGGGTTCACACGGTAACCGTTCAAAACCAACTCCACTTTTGGAAGAAGAAATTCGTCAAATCTTGGTGTCTATGGGACAAACCGTTCAAGAATTTGATATTGATGTCAAAGTTGGCGACACTGTTCGTATCATCGACGGTGCCTTCACAGACTACACAGGTAAAATTACAGAAATCGACAACAACAAGGTTAAAATGGTTATCTCTATGTTTGGTAATGATACCATTGCTGAAGTTAATTTAAGCCAGATTGCTGAGTTGTAA
- the secE gene encoding preprotein translocase subunit SecE, with product MKFIKDIIRILKDTSWPTRKQSWTDFVSVVEYTAFFVAVVYLFDLILSRGIMSLINLF from the coding sequence ATGAAATTTATCAAAGACATTATCCGCATTTTAAAAGATACGTCTTGGCCAACTCGTAAGCAGAGCTGGACGGATTTCGTGTCTGTAGTGGAATATACTGCCTTTTTCGTAGCGGTGGTTTACCTCTTTGACTTGATTTTGTCACGAGGAATCATGAGCTTGATCAATCTTTTCTAG
- the rpmG gene encoding 50S ribosomal protein L33 gives MALKKASLACTVCGSRNYSISLSSNPKPTRLEVNKFCKHCGQYTVHKETR, from the coding sequence ATGGCACTAAAAAAAGCAAGCCTAGCCTGTACTGTTTGTGGTTCTCGAAACTATTCAATCAGCCTTTCGAGCAATCCCAAGCCAACACGGTTAGAAGTAAATAAATTTTGTAAACACTGTGGACAATACACTGTTCACAAGGAAACCAGATAG
- the pbp2a gene encoding penicillin-binding protein PBP2A translates to MDDLQHQPIEVPEDFQIDHEDRPSRRHRGNRGSIDKPKKKSRIPEPIRKFWRRYQLTKILIILMVLTVLTVGGYLFFLAKTANVGDLQQALKATTIIYDKDGAEAGTLSGQKGTYVELDAISDNLENAVIATEDRSFYKNSGINYQRTILAALTLGRSGGGSTITQQLAKNAFLTQDQTISRKAREFFLALEINKKYSKQEILTMYLNNAYFGNGVWGVEDASQKYFGIPASNLTLEQAAVIAGMLKGPEIYNPYYSLENAVNRRDTVLQNMVNAGYIDQATADAGFQVDLASQLSDTYTGKQSNYSYPSYFDAVIAEAIERYGLKESDIINNGYRIYTEMDQNSQASMQVIFNDETMFPTSSFDGTHAQAASVALDPRTGGVRALVGRVNSSEDAVFRTFNFATQAKRSPGSTIKPLVAYAPAVAAGWSIDMALDNHTETYGDYTLHNYDYSTSDTIPMYQALALSYNLPVAYIVNTLGIDKAFEYGQKFGLDMENVEKVLGVSIGSGVETNPLQMAQAYATFANKGVMKDAHLITRIETASGKVLAEHRETSTKVIDRAVADKMTAMMLGTYTNGTGVTADTANYHIAGKTGTTETSFDVNLVNDQWHIAYTPDLVISQWVGFEQTDENHYIDSSSYWKAPSVFQTVANSILPYTAGSKFEVENAYAQNGIVEVAPDEAAQTESSLGQEQVQEISEQAKNLIEQTKQNLIDAQLPERAKTLWDNITSWFGELSNP, encoded by the coding sequence ATGGACGATTTGCAACATCAGCCGATTGAAGTTCCAGAAGATTTCCAAATTGATCATGAAGACCGACCTAGCCGTCGCCACAGGGGAAATCGTGGCTCTATTGATAAACCAAAGAAAAAATCACGTATTCCGGAGCCGATTCGTAAATTTTGGCGCCGTTATCAACTGACTAAAATTTTAATCATTTTAATGGTCCTGACAGTTCTTACAGTAGGTGGCTATCTATTTTTCCTTGCAAAGACAGCTAATGTTGGTGATTTACAGCAGGCGCTAAAAGCCACAACGATTATTTACGATAAAGATGGTGCGGAAGCTGGGACATTGTCTGGTCAGAAGGGGACCTATGTAGAGCTGGATGCTATCTCTGATAATTTAGAGAATGCCGTTATCGCTACAGAAGATCGGAGCTTCTACAAAAATTCAGGCATTAATTACCAGCGTACAATTTTGGCTGCCTTGACGTTAGGTCGGTCTGGAGGTGGTTCAACTATTACCCAGCAATTGGCAAAAAATGCCTTTCTAACTCAGGATCAGACCATCAGTCGAAAGGCTCGAGAATTCTTTTTGGCTCTGGAAATCAATAAAAAGTACAGCAAGCAAGAAATTTTGACTATGTATCTCAACAATGCCTACTTTGGAAACGGGGTCTGGGGAGTGGAAGATGCAAGCCAAAAGTACTTCGGTATTCCAGCTAGTAATCTTACTCTTGAGCAAGCGGCCGTCATAGCAGGTATGCTCAAGGGACCTGAGATTTATAATCCTTATTATTCTCTAGAAAATGCAGTTAATCGTCGGGATACAGTCCTGCAAAATATGGTCAATGCTGGTTATATTGATCAGGCGACTGCAGATGCAGGTTTCCAAGTAGACCTAGCCAGTCAGCTTTCAGATACCTATACAGGGAAACAAAGCAATTATTCCTATCCATCCTATTTTGATGCTGTGATTGCTGAGGCGATTGAGCGATACGGACTGAAAGAATCAGACATTATTAATAACGGCTATAGGATTTACACAGAGATGGATCAAAATTCTCAAGCCAGCATGCAGGTGATTTTTAATGATGAGACTATGTTCCCAACATCAAGTTTTGATGGTACCCATGCTCAGGCTGCCAGCGTAGCTCTTGATCCTAGGACTGGTGGAGTTCGCGCCTTGGTTGGTCGAGTTAACAGTTCAGAGGATGCGGTCTTTCGGACCTTCAACTTTGCGACACAAGCCAAGCGCAGTCCTGGTTCAACAATCAAGCCTCTTGTTGCCTATGCTCCAGCAGTAGCGGCGGGCTGGTCGATTGATATGGCTCTGGATAACCATACAGAAACCTACGGCGATTACACCTTGCATAACTATGATTATTCGACTTCTGATACCATTCCAATGTATCAAGCTTTGGCTCTCTCTTACAATTTACCAGTAGCTTATATAGTGAACACCTTGGGTATTGACAAAGCCTTCGAGTATGGACAAAAGTTTGGACTTGATATGGAAAATGTCGAGAAAGTTTTGGGTGTTTCAATTGGTTCTGGAGTGGAGACCAATCCTCTGCAAATGGCCCAGGCCTACGCTACTTTTGCGAATAAGGGTGTGATGAAGGATGCCCACCTCATCACTCGTATTGAAACGGCTAGTGGAAAGGTTTTAGCAGAGCATCGAGAAACAAGTACCAAGGTGATTGACCGTGCTGTCGCAGATAAGATGACAGCAATGATGCTTGGTACCTATACCAATGGTACGGGAGTGACAGCAGATACGGCCAATTATCATATCGCTGGGAAAACAGGAACAACCGAAACGAGTTTTGATGTCAATCTCGTCAATGATCAGTGGCATATTGCCTACACACCTGATTTGGTCATCAGTCAGTGGGTTGGTTTTGAGCAGACAGATGAAAATCATTATATAGATAGCAGTAGCTACTGGAAGGCTCCGTCGGTCTTCCAGACTGTGGCCAATTCAATCTTGCCATATACTGCAGGAAGTAAGTTCGAAGTAGAAAACGCCTATGCACAAAATGGTATTGTAGAAGTAGCTCCAGATGAAGCTGCGCAAACTGAATCAAGCCTTGGTCAAGAACAGGTACAAGAAATTTCAGAACAGGCGAAAAACTTGATTGAGCAAACCAAACAAAATCTAATCGATGCCCAGTTACCAGAACGAGCAAAAACCTTGTGGGATAACATAACGTCTTGGTTTGGAGAGTTGTCAAATCCATAA
- a CDS encoding NAD(P)/FAD-dependent oxidoreductase, whose protein sequence is MTQVYDITIIGGGPVGLFAAFYAHLRQAKVKIIDSLPQLGGQPAILYPEKAILDIPAFPSLTGQELTDNLLAQLAPFDTTICLNETLTAIEPGETITLTTNKGNHQTKTLIIAMGGGAFKPRPLEIDGADSFDNVHYHVSNIQQYADKDIVVLGGGDSAVDWSLAFEKIAKTTQIIHRRDNFRALEHSVEELKQSSVTIHTPFIPKGLSGENGRASAIDFDKVKSEDKLTLSFDHLFVNYGFKSSVGTLKEWGLELNRHRIVVNSKQETSVPGIYAIGDCCFYEGKIDLIATGLGEAPTAVNNAMNYLNPNEKVQPKHSTSL, encoded by the coding sequence ATGACACAAGTATATGACATTACTATCATCGGTGGCGGACCAGTCGGTCTCTTCGCCGCCTTCTACGCCCATCTCCGTCAAGCCAAGGTCAAAATCATTGACTCCCTTCCCCAACTGGGTGGCCAGCCTGCCATTCTCTATCCTGAGAAGGCCATTTTAGACATTCCAGCCTTTCCAAGCCTGACGGGACAGGAGTTGACCGACAACCTCCTTGCCCAGCTGGCTCCATTTGACACCACCATCTGCCTCAATGAAACCCTGACTGCTATCGAACCTGGGGAAACCATTACCCTAACAACCAACAAGGGCAACCACCAGACCAAGACCCTGATTATCGCTATGGGTGGCGGGGCCTTCAAGCCTCGTCCGCTGGAGATTGATGGTGCTGACAGCTTTGACAACGTCCATTACCACGTGTCTAATATCCAGCAGTATGCCGACAAGGACATCGTCGTCTTGGGTGGTGGTGACTCTGCGGTCGACTGGTCCCTGGCCTTTGAAAAGATCGCCAAGACCACCCAGATCATCCACCGCCGCGATAACTTCCGAGCCCTTGAGCACAGCGTGGAAGAGCTCAAGCAGTCCAGCGTGACCATTCACACACCTTTTATCCCTAAAGGGCTTTCTGGGGAAAATGGCAGAGCTTCTGCCATTGATTTCGATAAGGTGAAGAGCGAGGACAAGCTGACCCTGTCTTTTGACCACCTCTTTGTCAACTACGGTTTCAAATCATCTGTCGGAACGCTGAAAGAATGGGGATTGGAACTCAATCGCCACCGCATTGTCGTCAACAGCAAGCAAGAAACCTCTGTCCCTGGTATCTATGCCATCGGTGACTGTTGCTTCTACGAGGGCAAGATTGACCTGATCGCGACTGGACTGGGCGAAGCCCCAACCGCTGTTAACAATGCCATGAACTACCTCAATCCAAACGAAAAAGTGCAACCCAAGCACTCAACCAGCCTATAA
- a CDS encoding RluA family pseudouridine synthase, with translation MKIDIRIPQAFPQLTVKEVLEDYFLIPRKIRHFLRTKKQVRVNGELINWQCPITAGDLLELTFDQEDYPEKSIPLGQADLVEELYQDEHLIIVNKPEGMKTHGNDPTEIALLNHVSAYVGQTCYVVHRLDMETSGAILFAKNPFILPILNRLLEDKVIYRDYLALCQGQLKMTDWTITDKIGRDRHDRRKRVVDNRKGQTALTQVRLLKTLGKNSLVSCRLQTGRTHQIRVHLAHHGHALIGDPLYSRVAPPRLMLHAQKLSLTHPLTLEEISVEARSESFERIVKKS, from the coding sequence ATGAAAATTGATATTCGCATTCCCCAAGCCTTTCCTCAACTGACTGTCAAGGAAGTCTTGGAAGATTATTTTCTCATTCCCAGAAAAATTCGCCACTTTCTCCGCACCAAGAAACAGGTCCGTGTCAACGGTGAGCTGATTAACTGGCAGTGCCCGATTACCGCAGGCGACTTGTTAGAATTGACCTTTGACCAGGAAGATTATCCTGAAAAAAGCATTCCTCTGGGACAGGCGGACTTGGTGGAGGAACTCTATCAAGATGAGCACCTCATTATCGTCAACAAGCCCGAAGGCATGAAAACCCACGGCAATGATCCGACAGAAATTGCCCTGCTCAACCATGTGTCTGCCTATGTGGGACAGACTTGCTATGTGGTCCACAGACTCGATATGGAAACCAGCGGAGCCATTCTCTTCGCCAAAAATCCCTTTATCCTGCCCATTCTCAATCGGCTCTTGGAAGACAAGGTCATCTACCGTGACTACCTAGCCCTCTGCCAAGGCCAGCTAAAAATGACTGACTGGACTATTACCGATAAGATTGGACGGGACCGGCATGACCGTAGAAAGCGAGTGGTCGACAACCGCAAGGGGCAGACAGCTCTTACCCAGGTCCGCCTCTTGAAGACCCTTGGTAAAAATAGTCTAGTTTCCTGTCGTCTCCAAACAGGTCGTACACACCAAATCCGAGTTCATTTAGCCCACCACGGTCACGCTCTAATCGGCGACCCGCTTTACAGTCGAGTAGCTCCCCCTCGCCTCATGCTCCACGCCCAAAAACTCAGCCTGACCCACCCGCTGACTTTAGAAGAAATCAGCGTGGAGGCGCGGTCGGAGAGTTTTGAAAGAATAGTAAAAAAGAGCTGA
- the purR gene encoding pur operon repressor, with protein sequence MKLRRSERMVVISNYLINHPYELTSLNTFAEKYESAKSSISEDIAIIKKAFEESSIGHIETITGASGGVVFTPSISKAESVEIAQALRDQMAESNRILPGGYIYSSDLLSTPHILKNVGRIIADASKDEKIDAVMTVATKGVPLANAVANVLNVPFVIVRRDLKITEGSTVSVNYVSGSSDRIEKMFLSKRSLKAGSRVLIVDDFLKNGGTINGMISLLSEFDSTLVGVAVFAENQKGDRSVANYKSLLAVTDINVKENRVDVELGNIFE encoded by the coding sequence ATGAAATTAAGAAGAAGTGAGCGTATGGTTGTCATTTCCAATTACCTCATCAACCACCCTTATGAATTAACTAGTTTGAATACCTTTGCGGAAAAGTATGAATCTGCCAAGTCATCTATCTCAGAGGATATTGCCATCATTAAAAAGGCTTTTGAGGAAAGCTCTATCGGGCATATTGAAACCATTACTGGTGCCAGTGGAGGAGTTGTTTTTACTCCATCGATCTCTAAGGCAGAGTCTGTCGAAATTGCACAGGCCCTTCGTGATCAGATGGCCGAAAGTAATCGTATCTTGCCAGGCGGTTATATCTATTCATCTGACTTGCTGTCTACACCACATATTTTGAAAAATGTCGGTCGTATCATTGCAGATGCTTCCAAAGATGAGAAGATTGATGCGGTCATGACAGTTGCGACTAAGGGGGTCCCTTTGGCCAATGCTGTTGCCAATGTCCTTAATGTACCGTTTGTGATTGTGCGTCGTGATTTGAAAATCACAGAAGGTTCAACAGTTTCTGTCAACTATGTGTCAGGATCTAGCGACCGTATCGAAAAGATGTTCCTGTCTAAGCGTAGTTTGAAGGCAGGAAGCCGTGTCTTAATCGTCGATGACTTCTTGAAAAATGGTGGCACCATCAATGGTATGATTAGCCTCTTGTCTGAGTTTGACTCAACCTTGGTAGGCGTGGCTGTCTTTGCAGAAAACCAAAAAGGGGACCGTAGCGTAGCTAACTACAAGTCTCTGCTCGCTGTGACCGACATCAATGTCAAGGAAAATCGCGTGGATGTTGAGTTGGGAAATATTTTTGAATAA